In Acidobacteriota bacterium, one DNA window encodes the following:
- a CDS encoding DUF6340 family protein produces MKSQMRFGAEMARKGNWREAIYRWEKALALEPENYRLHNNLAVACEALGRYEEAEKEYSKALSLGKNDKIVKQNYNLFMKFYADFKTTGKGSHEKMSHDASPPDAFHPDPGN; encoded by the coding sequence GTGAAAAGTCAGATGAGATTCGGAGCCGAAATGGCCCGGAAAGGGAACTGGAGGGAAGCCATCTATCGCTGGGAAAAGGCCCTCGCATTAGAGCCTGAGAACTACCGGCTGCACAACAACCTAGCCGTCGCATGTGAAGCCCTTGGAAGATACGAGGAAGCGGAAAAGGAATACAGCAAAGCCCTGAGCCTGGGGAAAAATGACAAGATTGTGAAACAAAATTACAACCTCTTCATGAAATTCTATGCAGATTTTAAAACGACGGGAAAAGGATCTCATGAAAAAATGTCTCACGATGCTTCTCCCCCTGATGCTTTTCATCCTGACCCTGGCAATTAG
- a CDS encoding Lpg1974 family pore-forming outer membrane protein: MRKKMIAKWLVLALLCLAFLSSATAQYGYREDKGGFSFRVEGWWVTPTGMGFDVATLNEDWVIDANARGGGDVLDVTFESKFSERATMGWDFGEDLGSLMVSYWNYDEGSSLSRSGDPRSYIIGELLVHPYYSGQGFYDPDFFYDTGRADAVDSMASIETTLIDLDFSRNFSFDQKFSGSWRIGLRSFKYEHSFETDYLGDPMVADAKVLLDVVSETISSDGVGPRVGISGGYSFSNYFSMYGGLDVSFIPGKIDSTYISHNDLEAWDPEAGDEWGPFLFRLSREDRDENFLIYDFDAGFKLAIAQKLNLFIGYRFTKMENVIYRMRFAPDKDWYSGAGVDLYANWDAATNNQPDLNFAGLYFGIGYKF, from the coding sequence ATGAGGAAAAAGATGATTGCCAAATGGTTGGTGCTTGCTCTTCTCTGCTTAGCTTTTCTGTCCTCGGCAACGGCACAGTACGGATACAGGGAAGACAAAGGTGGGTTTTCGTTCAGGGTCGAAGGATGGTGGGTTACTCCCACCGGAATGGGCTTCGATGTCGCCACGTTGAATGAGGACTGGGTCATTGATGCCAATGCCCGCGGCGGCGGGGATGTCCTGGATGTCACATTTGAAAGCAAATTTTCCGAAAGGGCGACCATGGGCTGGGATTTCGGCGAGGACCTCGGCAGCCTGATGGTCTCCTACTGGAATTACGATGAAGGGTCCTCTCTCTCCAGGTCGGGCGATCCTCGCAGTTACATAATCGGCGAGCTTCTTGTGCATCCCTATTACTCCGGTCAGGGCTTCTACGATCCAGATTTTTTCTATGACACGGGAAGAGCCGATGCCGTCGACAGCATGGCCAGCATCGAGACGACCCTCATCGATCTTGATTTTTCCAGGAACTTCTCCTTCGATCAGAAATTTAGCGGAAGCTGGAGAATCGGTTTGAGAAGTTTCAAATATGAGCATTCTTTCGAGACGGATTATCTGGGCGACCCGATGGTAGCCGATGCAAAGGTGCTTCTCGATGTCGTTTCGGAGACTATTTCATCCGATGGGGTAGGCCCCAGGGTCGGGATCTCCGGAGGCTACTCTTTCTCGAATTATTTTTCCATGTATGGCGGCCTTGATGTCTCTTTCATCCCGGGAAAGATTGATTCCACCTACATCTCCCACAATGATCTGGAGGCCTGGGATCCGGAAGCCGGCGATGAGTGGGGCCCCTTCCTTTTCAGATTGTCGAGAGAAGACAGGGATGAGAACTTCCTCATCTATGACTTCGATGCTGGTTTCAAGCTGGCAATCGCACAGAAGCTGAATCTCTTCATAGGCTACAGATTCACGAAGATGGAGAACGTCATCTACCGGATGAGATTCGCTCCTGATAAGGATTGGTATTCGGGTGCTGGAGTC